One region of Hoeflea sp. 108 genomic DNA includes:
- a CDS encoding alpha-2-macroglobulin family protein, giving the protein MMIRAARAFPLLVILLLAWTFGAMAQSRHVVTSDNGDYFGFDLRSEQNVTLDQCQTTCLGDQACRAFTYNTKAKWCFLKSDFAVLKPFTGAVAGKVVPISGDPDIGAPAELSFFPASMVEEARQFRNGLTANGVVNPDLGLAALTDAGETALQSNDGQTAMQKFRAAAIILPDDTAIWIRLARAVQIASPNNGDETATLPRDSTSTAYNAYLLSRTAADRAESLTLLARGLDKRDMFRPALRAYEASLALDNSASVRAEYEDLKARKGFRVVEHSIDADTSSPRVCAQFSEALVKTGVDYAPFVTVDDQAPKGIEAKDQQICVEGLEHGKHYRVTFRPGLPAAIGEVLTAPVVLSVYVQDRGQSARFTGDSFVLPSTARRGIPVVTVNMAVADMKLFRVGDRSLAQLLSGYQFLRQLDGYDLSNISDQMGTPVWEGQLAIANELNKEVTTSFPVDEALPNRKPGVYVLTAQAVDDKSDSWSSKATQWFVVSDIGLSTYTGEDGLNVFARSLATAKPIADTELTLLARNNEVLGTAKTDAEGRATFTAGLTRGDGGMAPAVLMASQGSDDFVFLDMTRAGFDLSDRGVAGRASPGALDVYAWTERGIYRVGETVHAAALARDDAARAADSLPLTFIFTRPDGVEDRRIVSQGGNAGGHAVDLALSSAAMRGTWTLSIYTDPKQPAVASQMFLVEDFVPDRIEFDLSTDRKEIAVGETAEATVDGRFLYGAPAAGLALEGELTLSTKRQWDSFAGYYFGLADEQEGEATRIPLDNLPVVGDDGKATFPVEVGQVPSTTRLVNAGLTVRMRETGGRAVEKKLDIGILPQGTMLGIRPDFSGGEVPQGGTAKFSLIAAQPDGQRTDLKGAQWSLVKVERNYQWYRSGNSWNYEPVTFTKSVASGQVDLTAAGEASISTPVDWGRYRLEVETADPAGPATSYEFDAGWYVSATSTETPDGLEVALDKATYKAGEVAKLKVSPRFAGELLVTIGAEKLLKTVSASIPAEGGTVDIAVGDDWGAGAYVTATLYRPGEAQESRMPARAIGLKWLAVDPADKKLNVALDLPAKTEPRKALSVPVTVTGAKAGDKAYVTVAAVDVGILNLTSYKVPDPENWYFGQRMMGLELRDLYGRLIDGSLGAMGKLRTGGDGAAMASQGSPPKEKLVAFFSGIVELDADGKTTVDFDIPQFNGTVRIMSVAWTKDAVGHATGDVIVRDPIVLTAGMPRFMAPGDFAEMTLDVANTDAPAGEYTLSVDTTGDLSTGDAALPQKLTLEPGKRQTLKIPLMPVTAGTAGLTVRIANAEGLSVEQELSLPVRPGQLPVTTRMVVDLKPNASLRIDRELLAASLLEGAHVSVGVSQSSAFDVPSMLMTLDRYPYGCAEQTTSRALPLLYVSELSADAGMADDPALRERIQGAIFRVLNYQSSSGSFGLWGPGSGDLWLDAYVTDFLTRAREKGFDVPQQAMMQALNNLQNAIGYDVDVEDRGSEIAYALYVLARNKKASVGDLRYFADTKLEAFSSPMAVAQLGASLALYGDAQRSENIFNAALQLAKATPDFNWYRSDYGSRLRDGAAMLALAAESKPVPSVVPALVKMVAADRASAKWTSTQDDAWMLLAARALKAGNEAISLDIGGTAHSGAYSQRIDGADLLVNPVSIANKGKNPVQAVVTTVAAPAQPLPAGGDGFTIERTYYRLDGSEANVTEVNQNERFVVVLKVTELNDWPSRIVVADMLPAGFEIDNPGLVNSASLSNFPWLEQTQAAHLEFRDDRFVAAMDSDGDSGREFTLAYVVRAVTPGTYAHPAANVEDMYRPQYSARTATGMMEVKAE; this is encoded by the coding sequence ATGATGATACGTGCGGCGCGCGCTTTTCCATTGTTGGTGATTCTGCTTCTTGCCTGGACCTTCGGCGCCATGGCGCAGAGCCGGCATGTAGTGACCAGCGACAATGGCGACTATTTCGGCTTCGACCTGCGCTCGGAGCAGAACGTCACGCTCGACCAGTGCCAGACGACATGTCTCGGCGACCAGGCCTGCCGCGCCTTCACCTACAACACCAAGGCGAAATGGTGTTTCCTCAAGTCCGACTTCGCCGTTCTCAAGCCCTTCACCGGCGCTGTCGCCGGAAAGGTCGTGCCGATCAGCGGCGATCCCGACATCGGCGCCCCAGCCGAGCTGTCCTTCTTCCCGGCCTCGATGGTCGAGGAAGCCCGCCAGTTCCGCAACGGCCTGACCGCCAATGGCGTCGTCAACCCGGACCTCGGGCTGGCAGCACTTACGGACGCCGGCGAAACCGCCCTGCAGTCGAATGACGGCCAGACCGCGATGCAGAAGTTCCGCGCCGCAGCCATCATCCTGCCTGACGACACCGCGATCTGGATCAGGCTCGCCCGCGCCGTGCAGATCGCCTCGCCCAACAACGGCGACGAAACGGCTACCCTGCCGCGCGACAGCACCTCGACCGCCTACAACGCCTATCTCCTGTCGCGCACGGCCGCCGACCGGGCAGAAAGCCTGACGCTTCTGGCGCGCGGGCTCGACAAGCGCGACATGTTCCGCCCGGCCCTACGGGCCTATGAGGCGAGCCTGGCGCTCGACAATTCCGCCTCGGTCCGCGCCGAATACGAAGACCTCAAGGCGCGAAAGGGCTTCCGCGTCGTCGAGCACAGCATCGATGCCGACACCAGTTCGCCGCGCGTCTGCGCCCAGTTCTCCGAGGCTCTCGTCAAGACCGGCGTCGACTATGCGCCTTTCGTCACCGTCGACGACCAGGCGCCCAAGGGCATCGAGGCCAAGGACCAGCAGATCTGCGTGGAAGGTCTGGAGCACGGCAAGCACTACCGCGTCACCTTCCGCCCCGGCCTGCCGGCGGCAATCGGCGAGGTGCTGACCGCGCCCGTCGTGCTGTCAGTCTATGTCCAGGACCGTGGGCAGTCGGCCCGCTTCACCGGCGACAGCTTCGTCTTGCCCTCGACCGCCCGCCGCGGCATTCCCGTCGTCACCGTCAACATGGCCGTGGCCGACATGAAGCTCTTCCGCGTCGGCGACCGCTCGCTGGCCCAGCTTCTGTCCGGCTACCAGTTCCTGCGCCAGCTCGACGGCTATGATCTCTCCAACATCTCCGACCAGATGGGCACGCCCGTCTGGGAAGGCCAGCTGGCGATTGCCAACGAGCTGAACAAGGAGGTGACGACCTCCTTCCCTGTCGACGAAGCCCTGCCCAACCGCAAGCCCGGCGTCTATGTGCTGACGGCACAGGCGGTCGACGACAAGAGCGACAGCTGGTCGAGCAAGGCGACGCAGTGGTTCGTCGTCTCCGACATCGGCCTATCGACCTACACCGGTGAGGACGGCCTGAACGTCTTCGCCCGCTCGCTGGCGACAGCCAAGCCGATTGCCGACACGGAACTGACCCTGCTTGCCCGCAACAACGAGGTCCTGGGCACGGCCAAGACCGATGCCGAAGGCCGTGCCACCTTCACCGCCGGCCTGACCCGCGGTGACGGCGGCATGGCGCCGGCCGTGCTGATGGCGAGCCAGGGCAGTGACGATTTCGTCTTCCTCGACATGACCCGCGCCGGCTTCGACCTGTCGGATCGCGGCGTCGCCGGCCGCGCCTCGCCAGGGGCGCTCGACGTCTATGCCTGGACCGAGCGCGGCATCTACCGCGTCGGCGAGACCGTGCATGCAGCCGCCCTTGCCCGCGACGACGCGGCCAGGGCCGCCGACAGCCTGCCTTTGACCTTCATCTTCACCCGCCCCGACGGCGTCGAGGACCGGCGCATCGTCAGCCAGGGCGGCAATGCGGGCGGCCACGCCGTCGACTTGGCGCTGTCCTCGGCTGCGATGCGCGGCACCTGGACGCTGTCGATCTACACCGACCCCAAGCAGCCGGCGGTGGCCAGCCAGATGTTCCTGGTCGAGGACTTCGTGCCCGACCGCATCGAGTTCGACCTCAGCACCGACCGCAAGGAAATCGCCGTCGGCGAGACCGCCGAGGCAACCGTCGACGGCCGCTTCCTCTATGGCGCACCGGCCGCGGGCCTTGCGCTCGAAGGCGAACTGACCCTGTCGACCAAGCGCCAGTGGGACAGCTTCGCGGGCTATTATTTCGGCCTCGCCGACGAGCAGGAAGGCGAAGCGACCCGCATTCCGCTTGATAACCTGCCTGTCGTCGGCGACGACGGCAAGGCGACCTTCCCGGTGGAGGTGGGCCAGGTGCCCTCGACCACCCGCCTGGTCAACGCCGGCCTGACGGTGCGCATGCGTGAAACCGGCGGCCGCGCCGTCGAGAAGAAGCTCGACATCGGCATCCTGCCGCAGGGCACGATGCTCGGCATTCGCCCCGACTTCTCGGGCGGCGAAGTGCCCCAGGGCGGCACGGCCAAGTTCAGCCTGATCGCCGCCCAGCCCGACGGACAGCGCACCGATCTCAAGGGCGCGCAGTGGTCGCTGGTCAAGGTCGAGCGGAACTACCAGTGGTACCGCTCCGGCAATTCGTGGAACTATGAGCCGGTGACCTTCACCAAGTCGGTGGCGTCGGGTCAGGTCGACCTCACCGCCGCAGGCGAGGCAAGCATCTCGACGCCCGTCGACTGGGGCCGCTACCGCCTCGAGGTCGAAACCGCCGACCCCGCCGGTCCGGCCACGAGCTACGAATTCGACGCTGGCTGGTATGTCTCGGCAACCTCGACCGAGACGCCGGACGGGCTCGAAGTGGCGCTCGACAAGGCGACCTACAAGGCCGGCGAAGTGGCCAAGCTCAAGGTGTCGCCGCGCTTTGCCGGCGAGCTGCTTGTGACCATCGGCGCCGAGAAGCTGCTGAAGACCGTCTCTGCGTCGATTCCGGCCGAAGGCGGCACCGTCGACATCGCCGTCGGCGACGACTGGGGCGCCGGCGCCTATGTGACGGCGACGCTCTACCGGCCCGGCGAGGCGCAGGAATCGCGCATGCCGGCCCGCGCCATCGGCTTGAAATGGCTGGCGGTCGACCCCGCCGACAAGAAGCTGAACGTGGCACTCGACCTGCCCGCAAAGACCGAGCCGCGCAAGGCGCTGTCGGTGCCGGTCACCGTCACCGGCGCCAAGGCAGGCGACAAGGCTTATGTGACGGTTGCCGCCGTCGACGTCGGCATCCTCAACCTCACCAGCTACAAGGTGCCCGACCCCGAGAACTGGTATTTCGGCCAACGCATGATGGGCCTCGAACTGCGCGACCTCTATGGCCGCCTGATCGACGGTTCGCTGGGTGCCATGGGCAAGCTGCGCACCGGCGGCGACGGTGCGGCCATGGCCTCGCAGGGCAGCCCGCCCAAGGAAAAGCTGGTCGCCTTCTTCTCCGGCATCGTCGAACTCGACGCCGACGGCAAGACGACTGTCGACTTCGACATCCCGCAGTTCAACGGCACGGTGCGCATCATGAGCGTCGCCTGGACCAAGGATGCGGTCGGCCATGCGACGGGCGACGTGATCGTGCGCGATCCGATCGTGCTGACGGCCGGCATGCCGCGCTTCATGGCCCCCGGCGACTTCGCCGAGATGACGCTCGACGTCGCCAACACCGATGCGCCGGCCGGCGAGTACACGCTGTCGGTCGACACGACGGGCGACCTCTCGACCGGTGACGCCGCCCTGCCCCAGAAACTGACACTGGAACCCGGCAAGCGCCAGACGCTGAAGATCCCGCTGATGCCGGTGACGGCGGGCACCGCCGGGCTGACCGTCCGGATTGCCAATGCCGAGGGGCTGAGCGTCGAACAGGAGCTGTCGCTGCCCGTGCGGCCCGGCCAGTTGCCGGTGACGACGCGCATGGTGGTGGACCTCAAGCCAAACGCTTCGCTGCGCATCGACAGAGAGCTTCTGGCGGCAAGCCTCCTGGAAGGCGCCCATGTCAGCGTCGGCGTGTCGCAATCGTCGGCCTTCGACGTGCCGTCGATGCTGATGACGCTCGATCGCTATCCCTATGGCTGCGCCGAGCAGACGACGAGCCGGGCGCTGCCCCTGCTTTATGTCAGCGAGCTCAGCGCCGACGCCGGCATGGCCGACGATCCCGCCCTGCGCGAACGCATCCAGGGCGCGATCTTCCGCGTGCTCAACTACCAGTCGTCGTCGGGCAGCTTCGGCCTGTGGGGGCCGGGTTCGGGCGACCTGTGGCTCGACGCCTATGTCACCGACTTCCTGACCCGGGCGCGTGAAAAGGGCTTCGACGTGCCCCAGCAGGCGATGATGCAGGCGCTGAACAACCTGCAGAACGCCATTGGCTACGACGTCGACGTCGAGGATCGCGGCTCGGAAATCGCCTATGCGCTCTATGTGCTGGCACGCAACAAGAAGGCCTCGGTCGGCGACCTCCGCTACTTCGCCGACACCAAGCTGGAAGCCTTCTCCAGCCCGATGGCGGTGGCGCAGCTGGGCGCCTCGCTCGCCCTGTACGGCGATGCGCAGCGTTCGGAAAACATCTTCAACGCGGCACTCCAGCTCGCCAAGGCAACACCCGACTTCAACTGGTATCGCTCCGACTATGGCTCGCGCCTGCGTGACGGCGCCGCCATGCTGGCGCTGGCCGCCGAGAGCAAGCCGGTGCCTTCGGTGGTGCCGGCACTGGTCAAGATGGTGGCGGCCGACCGCGCTTCGGCGAAGTGGACCAGCACCCAGGACGACGCCTGGATGCTGTTGGCGGCACGCGCGCTGAAGGCCGGCAACGAGGCGATCTCGCTCGACATCGGCGGCACCGCCCACAGCGGCGCCTATTCGCAGCGCATCGACGGCGCCGACCTTCTGGTCAACCCGGTGTCGATCGCCAACAAGGGCAAGAACCCGGTGCAGGCGGTGGTGACCACCGTGGCTGCGCCGGCCCAGCCTCTGCCTGCCGGCGGCGACGGCTTCACCATCGAGCGCACCTACTACCGGCTCGATGGCAGCGAGGCCAACGTGACGGAGGTCAACCAGAACGAGCGCTTCGTCGTCGTGCTCAAGGTCACGGAGCTCAACGACTGGCCATCGCGGATCGTCGTCGCCGACATGCTGCCGGCCGGCTTCGAGATCGACAATCCGGGGCTGGTCAACAGCGCCAGCCTGTCGAACTTCCCGTGGCTGGAGCAGACGCAGGCCGCCCATCTCGAGTTCCGCGACGACCGCTTCGTCGCCGCCATGGACAGCGACGGGGATTCGGGCCGCGAGTTCACGCTGGCCTATGTGGTGCGCGCCGTGACACCCGGCACCTATGCCCACCCGGCGGCAAACGTCGAGGACATGTACCGTCCGCAATATTCGGCGCGTACGGCCACCGGCATGATGGAGGTGAAGGCGGAATAG
- the pbpC gene encoding penicillin-binding protein 1C, with product MLSARTTRRIALWAMGATGLAALAVGGLFALDRAFPPPLPEKLTVSAEVLDRDGQLLRAYAVPSGHWRLGTGLDQVDPQLVKMLVAYEDKRFWDHEGVDVLALGRAGWQFASNGRIVSGGSTLSMQLARLIEPRAERSFGSKLRQLARAVQIERRLSKKEILERYLTLAPYGGNLEGVRSASLAYFGKEPKRLTVSEAALLVALPQLPERRRPDRNPGNAQAARDRVLDRMVTAGVLGESEAARASLETVAAARLALPTLAPHAADLALRNAPGTVRHQLTLRKSVQAGLEAVAREAAQRLGPRISVAMVMADALTGEILGEVGSANYLDASRSGWIDMTRTVRSPGSTLKPFIYGLAFEQGLVAQETMIEDRPTDFHGYRPKNFDMSYQGDVSVRQALQLSLNVPAIRLLDAVGPLRLTARFRQAGVTLQLPPGEAPGLAIGLGGVGVTLRDLVQLYTGLANGGRAKVLRDGAEATTPAPLANGTILEEQAAWQIADILSGVKAPEGAAKRTIAYKTGTSYGYRDAWSVGYDGRYVLGVWAGRPDAGAVPGLSGYVSAAPILFEGFVRSGLPSMPLPRAPSGALRMARSDLPVTLERFSPAGQLPTVASAVITEPAPQIVFPPDGARVELGSVSEGAAPLVLKLQGGRAPFRWLANGKPLDTVARRREATWQPDGTGYSTLTVIDAAGRAASVRVFVE from the coding sequence ATGCTCTCCGCAAGGACCACCCGCAGGATCGCCCTCTGGGCAATGGGTGCGACCGGCCTTGCCGCCCTCGCGGTCGGTGGCCTGTTTGCGCTCGACCGCGCCTTCCCGCCGCCCCTGCCCGAAAAACTGACCGTCTCGGCCGAGGTGCTCGACCGCGACGGCCAACTGCTGCGCGCCTACGCGGTTCCCTCGGGCCACTGGCGACTGGGGACAGGCCTCGACCAGGTCGACCCGCAGCTGGTGAAGATGCTGGTCGCCTATGAGGACAAGCGCTTCTGGGATCATGAGGGCGTCGATGTTCTGGCGCTCGGCCGCGCCGGCTGGCAGTTCGCCAGCAATGGCCGCATCGTCTCGGGCGGCTCGACGCTGTCGATGCAGCTGGCGCGGCTGATCGAGCCGCGCGCCGAGCGCAGCTTCGGCTCCAAGCTCCGGCAACTGGCCCGCGCGGTGCAGATCGAGCGGCGGCTGTCGAAAAAGGAAATCCTCGAACGGTATCTGACGCTGGCGCCTTATGGCGGCAATCTCGAAGGGGTGCGTTCGGCCTCGCTTGCCTATTTCGGCAAGGAGCCGAAAAGGCTGACCGTTTCCGAGGCGGCCCTGCTTGTCGCCCTACCGCAACTGCCCGAACGTCGCCGCCCCGACCGCAATCCCGGGAATGCGCAGGCCGCGCGCGACCGCGTGCTCGATCGCATGGTGACCGCTGGCGTGCTCGGCGAGAGCGAGGCCGCACGCGCGTCGCTCGAAACGGTGGCGGCGGCGCGACTGGCGCTGCCGACGCTGGCCCCGCATGCGGCAGATCTTGCGCTGCGCAACGCGCCCGGCACAGTCCGGCACCAGCTCACGCTGCGCAAGAGCGTGCAGGCAGGGCTGGAGGCCGTGGCGCGCGAGGCGGCCCAGCGGCTCGGACCGCGCATCTCGGTCGCCATGGTGATGGCTGACGCCTTGACCGGCGAGATCCTCGGCGAGGTCGGCTCGGCCAATTATCTCGACGCCTCGCGTTCGGGCTGGATCGACATGACCCGCACCGTGCGCTCGCCCGGCTCGACCCTGAAGCCGTTCATCTACGGCCTCGCCTTCGAGCAGGGGCTGGTGGCGCAGGAGACGATGATCGAGGATCGCCCCACCGATTTCCACGGCTACCGGCCCAAGAATTTCGACATGAGCTACCAGGGCGACGTGTCGGTGCGCCAGGCGCTGCAGCTGTCGCTCAACGTGCCGGCGATCCGCCTGCTCGATGCGGTCGGGCCGCTCAGGCTGACGGCGCGCTTCCGCCAGGCCGGCGTCACCCTGCAGCTGCCTCCAGGCGAAGCCCCCGGCCTCGCCATCGGCCTCGGCGGCGTCGGTGTCACCTTGCGCGACCTCGTCCAGCTCTACACCGGCCTTGCCAATGGCGGCCGCGCCAAGGTTCTCCGCGACGGTGCGGAGGCCACCACGCCCGCCCCGCTCGCCAACGGCACCATCCTCGAAGAGCAGGCCGCCTGGCAGATCGCCGACATCCTCTCGGGCGTGAAGGCGCCGGAAGGGGCGGCCAAGCGGACCATCGCCTACAAGACCGGCACCTCCTACGGCTACCGCGACGCCTGGTCGGTCGGCTATGACGGCCGCTACGTGCTCGGCGTCTGGGCCGGGCGTCCCGATGCCGGCGCGGTTCCCGGGCTTTCGGGTTATGTCTCGGCAGCCCCCATCCTGTTCGAGGGTTTTGTCCGCTCCGGCCTGCCGTCGATGCCCCTGCCCCGCGCGCCTTCAGGCGCCTTGCGCATGGCCCGGTCGGATCTGCCGGTGACGCTCGAACGTTTTTCCCCCGCCGGCCAGCTGCCGACTGTCGCTTCCGCCGTGATCACCGAGCCTGCACCGCAGATCGTTTTCCCGCCCGACGGTGCGAGGGTCGAACTCGGATCGGTGTCCGAAGGTGCAGCGCCCCTGGTGCTCAAGCTGCAGGGCGGGCGTGCCCCGTTCCGCTGGCTCGCCAACGGCAAGCCGCTCGACACGGTCGCGCGCCGCCGCGAGGCAACCTGGCAGCCCGACGGCACAGGCTATTCGACGCTGACCGTCATCGACGCCGCGGGACGGGCGGCGAGCGTCAGGGTGTTCGTCGAGTAG
- a CDS encoding autotransporter assembly complex family protein — protein MLLSTTLLAVQTEQAMAFKIFGIRLWGSENEEDPDVVDPLDYAVTFEVVGGDDDLTKALENASLLKSEEDRPVSGSLGLLAKARNDRERLVAALFSNARYDGVVNISIAGQRLDDLQPDAVFSGQQPIPVTVTIDPGSKFTLGDIVLKGDAAGIMGADYGLIAGGDASSDAILKAEAGIVRRLKEEGRPLATVTGRTIVADHATTTLDVTLDVAAGPIAGYGQTTVEGTELVDRDFTVYMTGLEPGRTYSPKEIDDARNRLLGLEVFSSVTISEAAALNAAGQIPIDVRVSERKMRYFGAGATFSNTEGAGIEGYWGHRNLFGRAEKLRIGGSIGRIGDVSEIGKLNYNAGIMFEKPGVIGPASKFFANVKAVAEHPDAYDRFSIAGNVGLAYELTKQQTVSGSLAIDYSKVEDALNPDGKRYLLVSLPLQYVYDNRDDKLNPTRGFRALAYAEPTYDALNGNMFVKLKGEGSAYYGIDSNNRFVLAGRVAMGSILGAGLEDVPADRRFYAGGGGSVRGYSYQGIGPHTDGKPTGGLSYAETSIEMRYAYNDKIGIVPFIDAGTVSTSQFPDFGKVKVGAGIGVRYLTPFGPLRVDVAMPLNPEPGDPRYGIYAGVGQAF, from the coding sequence ATGCTGTTGTCGACCACTCTGCTTGCCGTGCAGACCGAGCAGGCCATGGCCTTCAAGATCTTCGGCATCAGGCTCTGGGGCTCAGAGAACGAGGAGGATCCCGACGTCGTCGATCCGCTCGACTATGCCGTCACCTTCGAGGTGGTCGGCGGCGACGACGACCTCACCAAGGCGCTGGAAAACGCCTCGCTGCTGAAGAGCGAGGAAGATCGTCCGGTGTCCGGCTCGCTCGGCCTGCTCGCCAAGGCGCGCAACGACCGCGAGCGGCTGGTCGCCGCGCTCTTCTCCAATGCCCGCTATGACGGCGTCGTCAACATCTCGATTGCCGGCCAGCGCCTCGACGATCTCCAGCCAGACGCGGTCTTTTCCGGCCAGCAGCCGATCCCGGTCACGGTCACCATCGATCCGGGCTCGAAATTCACCCTTGGCGACATCGTGCTCAAGGGCGATGCCGCCGGCATCATGGGCGCCGACTACGGCCTGATCGCCGGCGGCGACGCCTCGTCCGATGCCATCCTCAAGGCCGAGGCCGGCATCGTGCGGCGGCTGAAGGAGGAGGGGCGTCCGCTCGCCACCGTCACCGGCCGCACCATCGTTGCCGACCATGCGACGACGACGCTCGACGTCACCCTCGACGTCGCTGCCGGGCCGATTGCCGGCTACGGGCAGACCACCGTAGAGGGCACCGAACTCGTCGACCGCGATTTCACCGTCTACATGACCGGGCTGGAGCCCGGCCGCACCTATTCGCCAAAGGAAATCGACGACGCCCGCAACCGCCTGCTCGGGCTCGAGGTGTTCTCCAGCGTGACGATCTCGGAGGCGGCAGCGCTCAACGCCGCCGGCCAGATCCCCATCGACGTGCGCGTCAGCGAGCGCAAGATGCGCTATTTCGGCGCCGGCGCCACCTTCTCCAACACCGAGGGCGCCGGTATCGAGGGGTACTGGGGCCATCGCAACCTGTTCGGCCGGGCCGAGAAACTGCGCATCGGCGGCTCCATCGGCCGCATCGGCGACGTCTCCGAAATCGGCAAGCTCAACTACAATGCCGGCATCATGTTCGAGAAGCCTGGCGTCATCGGCCCGGCATCGAAGTTCTTCGCCAACGTCAAGGCGGTCGCCGAGCACCCGGACGCCTATGACCGCTTCTCCATCGCCGGCAATGTCGGCCTGGCCTACGAACTGACCAAGCAGCAGACCGTCTCGGGCTCGCTGGCGATCGACTATTCCAAGGTCGAGGACGCGCTCAATCCCGACGGCAAGCGCTACCTGCTGGTCAGCCTGCCGCTGCAATATGTCTACGACAACCGCGACGACAAGCTGAACCCGACGCGCGGCTTCCGCGCGCTCGCCTATGCCGAGCCGACCTACGACGCCCTCAACGGCAACATGTTCGTCAAGCTCAAGGGCGAGGGCTCGGCCTATTACGGGATCGACTCCAACAACCGCTTCGTGCTCGCCGGCCGTGTCGCCATGGGCTCGATCCTTGGCGCGGGCCTCGAGGACGTGCCGGCCGACCGGCGCTTCTATGCCGGCGGCGGCGGCTCGGTGCGCGGCTATTCCTACCAGGGCATCGGCCCGCACACCGACGGCAAGCCGACCGGCGGCCTGTCCTATGCCGAGACTTCGATCGAGATGCGTTATGCCTATAACGACAAGATCGGCATCGTGCCGTTCATCGATGCCGGCACCGTCTCGACCAGCCAGTTCCCCGACTTCGGCAAGGTGAAGGTCGGCGCCGGCATCGGCGTCCGCTACCTCACGCCGTTCGGCCCGCTGCGCGTCGACGTCGCCATGCCGCTCAATCCGGAACCGGGCGATCCGCGCTACGGCATCTATGCCGGCGTCGGCCAGGCCTTCTGA